Proteins found in one Fibrobacter succinogenes genomic segment:
- the rpmG gene encoding 50S ribosomal protein L33 produces MPRELIVLECTECGQRNYDCDKNKRLHPSRVEYKKYCRFCRKHTVHKESK; encoded by the coding sequence ATGCCCAGAGAACTCATCGTGCTTGAATGCACAGAATGTGGTCAGCGCAACTATGATTGCGACAAGAACAAGCGTCTTCATCCTTCCCGCGTGGAATACAAGAAGTACTGCCGCTTCTGCCGCAAGCATACTGTTCACAAGGAATCCAAGTAA